The Kineothrix sp. IPX-CK genomic interval CTCGCTAGTACAATAGGAACATGATCAGTAAAATAACTACCGGTAGGGGAAAGGAGTTTCTATGGACAAAGAATTGAATAACCGGACAGAGACTGAAGAATTAAACGATGAGGAAATGACCGTTGAACTCGACTTGGAGGACGGCACCCATGTTGTCTGCGCAGTTGTGACAATTCTGGAATCGCAGGGAAAAGATTATATCGTACTTTTGCCGCTGGATGAAAACGGACAAAATACAGACGGAGAAGTGTG includes:
- a CDS encoding DUF1292 domain-containing protein, with translation MDKELNNRTETEELNDEEMTVELDLEDGTHVVCAVVTILESQGKDYIVLLPLDENGQNTDGEVWFYRYFEDKNDVNAEPELLYIEDDDEYEMVADAFDEYLDNVEFDEFVE